In one Sphingomonas sanguinis genomic region, the following are encoded:
- a CDS encoding exodeoxyribonuclease VII small subunit: protein MDTPIEELTFEDALKELERIVGRLESGEATLDESIRLYERGDRLRQRCAERLDAAQARIEAIRLDADGKAAGTRPFQAG, encoded by the coding sequence ATGGATACGCCCATCGAAGAACTGACGTTCGAGGACGCCCTCAAGGAATTGGAGAGGATCGTCGGCCGACTGGAAAGCGGCGAAGCGACGCTCGACGAATCGATCCGCCTCTATGAGCGCGGCGATCGTCTGCGCCAGCGCTGCGCCGAACGGCTCGACGCCGCCCAGGCCCGGATCGAGGCGATCCGCCTCGACGCCGACGGCAAGGCTGCGGGCACCCGCCCGTTTCAGGCGGGTTGA
- a CDS encoding polyprenyl synthetase family protein — MTLAATTLPEALAEVADDIDRRFAELLADPGDPRASLYAAMRHAAIGGGKRLRPLLVFATAHLFAVDRDCAGWVATALEAIHVYSLIHDDLPAMDDDDMRRGKPTVHKAFDEATAILAGDCLHALAFEILADPSTHADPFVRSELILDLARASGPSGMAGGQQMDLEAERQVFDLATVTRLQQMKTGALICAAVEAGAILGRVPPEGRTHLRGYAHDLGLAFQIADDLLDAEGDEATAGKKLRKDQDAGKATFLSLLGVERAREQCRMLVDQAIEHLRDYGPEADLLRAIAAYVVERDR, encoded by the coding sequence GTGACGCTCGCCGCCACCACCCTGCCCGAGGCCCTGGCCGAAGTCGCAGACGATATCGACCGCCGCTTTGCCGAGCTGCTCGCCGATCCGGGCGATCCCCGCGCCTCGCTCTATGCCGCGATGCGCCATGCCGCGATCGGCGGCGGCAAGCGGCTGCGCCCGCTGCTGGTCTTCGCCACCGCGCACCTGTTCGCGGTCGACCGCGATTGCGCGGGATGGGTGGCGACCGCACTGGAGGCGATCCACGTCTATTCGCTGATCCATGACGATCTGCCCGCGATGGACGACGACGATATGCGGCGCGGCAAGCCGACCGTGCACAAGGCGTTCGACGAGGCGACGGCGATCCTGGCGGGCGACTGCCTCCATGCGCTGGCCTTCGAGATCCTGGCCGATCCGTCCACCCATGCCGATCCCTTCGTCCGCTCCGAGCTGATCCTCGACCTCGCGCGCGCCTCCGGCCCCAGCGGCATGGCGGGCGGGCAGCAGATGGACCTGGAGGCGGAGCGGCAGGTGTTCGACCTCGCCACCGTCACCCGGCTTCAGCAGATGAAGACCGGTGCGCTGATCTGCGCGGCGGTCGAGGCGGGCGCGATCCTGGGCCGTGTGCCGCCCGAGGGTCGCACCCATCTGCGCGGCTATGCCCATGACCTGGGGCTGGCCTTCCAGATCGCCGACGACCTGCTCGATGCCGAGGGCGACGAGGCGACGGCGGGCAAGAAGCTGCGCAAGGACCAGGACGCGGGCAAGGCGACCTTCCTCAGCCTGCTCGGCGTCGAGCGCGCCCGCGAGCAATGCCGGATGCTGGTCGATCAGGCGATCGAGCATTTGCGCGACTATGGCCCCGAGGCCGATCTGCTCCGTGCGATCGCCGCTTATGTGGTGGAGCGCGACCGATGA
- the coaD gene encoding pantetheine-phosphate adenylyltransferase translates to MTRIGVYPGTFDPVTLGHMDIIRRGAKLVDRLVIGVTTNPSKSPMFTLDERMEMVRREVADVAGEIHVVAFDSLLMDFAEREGAKVIVRGLRAVADFEYEYQMAGMNQQINPRVETVFLMADVALQPIASRLVKEIAMYGGNIAKFVTPAVCEDVVARVEAIGRKGS, encoded by the coding sequence ATGACCCGGATCGGCGTCTATCCCGGCACCTTCGATCCCGTGACGCTCGGCCATATGGATATCATCCGGCGCGGTGCGAAGCTGGTCGACCGGCTGGTCATCGGTGTCACCACCAATCCGTCCAAATCGCCCATGTTCACGCTGGACGAACGGATGGAGATGGTCCGGCGCGAGGTCGCCGATGTCGCGGGCGAGATCCATGTCGTCGCCTTCGATTCGCTGCTGATGGATTTCGCCGAGCGCGAGGGCGCGAAGGTCATCGTCCGGGGCCTGCGCGCCGTCGCGGATTTCGAGTATGAATATCAGATGGCGGGCATGAACCAGCAGATCAATCCGCGGGTCGAAACCGTGTTCCTGATGGCCGATGTCGCGCTGCAACCCATCGCCAGCCGCCTGGTGAAGGAAATCGCGATGTACGGCGGCAATATCGCCAAGTTCGTGACGCCCGCCGTGTGCGAGGATGTGGTCGCGCGCGTTGAGGCGATCGGGCGGAAGGGGTCGTAA
- a CDS encoding peptidylprolyl isomerase, translating to MRVLAALAMMMASLIAVPAQAQKSEAPPKFTSPAKAAQVLEDNVTGRATPPPVTDKENLWLLDLSTGGRVTIWLRPDVAPKMVERIKTLTRRHFYDGLVFHRVIDGFMAQGGDPKGDGTGGSDLPNVPSEFNYLPHVRGSVAAARADDPNSANSQFYIVFQPRFALDKKYTVFGRVIDGMQYVDRIERGEPPANPSKIVHAYIAADNPPAYVPMAPAPAPNLGAPVTLPGATAKPVSIAPARRAAPKPAPAKKAATATK from the coding sequence ATGCGCGTTCTCGCCGCTCTTGCCATGATGATGGCCAGCCTGATCGCCGTTCCGGCACAGGCGCAGAAATCCGAAGCTCCGCCCAAATTCACCTCCCCCGCCAAGGCCGCGCAGGTTCTGGAGGACAATGTCACCGGCCGCGCCACGCCGCCGCCCGTTACCGACAAGGAGAATCTCTGGCTGCTCGACCTGTCGACCGGCGGCCGTGTGACGATCTGGCTGCGCCCCGATGTCGCGCCCAAGATGGTCGAGCGGATCAAGACGCTGACCCGCCGTCACTTCTATGACGGCCTGGTCTTCCACCGCGTCATCGACGGCTTCATGGCGCAGGGCGGCGATCCCAAGGGCGACGGCACCGGCGGGTCCGACCTGCCCAACGTGCCCTCCGAATTCAACTATCTGCCGCATGTGCGCGGATCGGTAGCCGCCGCGCGCGCCGATGATCCCAATAGCGCGAACAGCCAGTTCTACATCGTCTTCCAGCCGCGCTTCGCGCTCGACAAGAAGTACACGGTGTTCGGCCGGGTTATCGACGGCATGCAATATGTCGACAGGATCGAGCGCGGCGAGCCGCCCGCGAACCCCAGCAAGATCGTCCATGCCTATATCGCGGCGGACAATCCCCCGGCCTATGTGCCGATGGCGCCTGCGCCCGCCCCCAATCTGGGTGCGCCGGTGACGCTGCCCGGCGCGACGGCCAAGCCCGTGTCGATCGCCCCGGCGCGTCGCGCTGCTCCCAAACCGGCTCCGGCCAAGAAGGCGGCCACGGCGACCAAGTGA
- the queA gene encoding tRNA preQ1(34) S-adenosylmethionine ribosyltransferase-isomerase QueA: MNVDLFDFTLPPERIALYPASPRDSARMLVLDGDSTRDQRVSDLPAALRAGDLLVFNDTRVIPAQLEGVRGEARIGATLHKREGTRRWRAFIRNAKRLRDGDVIDFGAGVTATARDRAEDGSFALDFAGDEPVELLLERAGTMPLPPYIAQKRGVTEQDAADYQTMFANEPGAVAAPTAALHFTPGLLDSLAAAGIEHATLTLHVGAGTFLPVKAEDTVDHKMHAEWGRIDAATADRLNAVKARGGRVIAVGTTSLRLIESAAGEDGVIRPFEGDTAIFITPGYRFRGIGGLMTNFHLPRSTLFMLVSALMGLDRMQAAYAHAIGHDYRFYSYGDASLLLPERIA, from the coding sequence GTGAACGTCGACCTTTTCGATTTCACCCTGCCGCCCGAGCGGATCGCGCTCTACCCCGCATCTCCGCGCGACTCGGCGCGGATGCTGGTGCTGGACGGTGACTCCACCCGAGACCAGCGGGTGAGCGACCTGCCCGCTGCCCTGCGCGCGGGCGACCTGCTGGTGTTCAACGACACCCGCGTCATCCCCGCCCAGCTGGAAGGCGTGCGGGGAGAGGCGCGGATCGGCGCGACGCTGCACAAGCGCGAGGGGACGCGGCGCTGGCGCGCCTTCATCCGCAACGCCAAGCGGCTGCGCGACGGTGACGTGATCGACTTCGGCGCAGGCGTCACCGCGACCGCCCGCGACCGAGCCGAGGATGGCAGCTTCGCGCTGGACTTCGCGGGCGACGAGCCGGTCGAGCTGTTGCTGGAGCGGGCGGGCACCATGCCCCTGCCCCCCTATATCGCACAGAAGCGTGGCGTGACCGAGCAGGACGCCGCCGACTATCAGACGATGTTCGCCAACGAACCGGGCGCGGTCGCCGCACCCACGGCGGCGCTGCACTTCACGCCGGGCCTGCTGGATTCGCTGGCGGCGGCGGGGATCGAACATGCGACGCTGACCCTGCATGTCGGTGCGGGTACCTTCCTGCCGGTCAAGGCCGAGGATACCGTCGACCACAAGATGCACGCCGAATGGGGCCGCATCGACGCCGCCACCGCCGACCGGCTGAACGCCGTGAAGGCGCGCGGTGGCCGGGTCATCGCGGTCGGCACCACCTCGCTGCGCCTGATCGAAAGCGCGGCGGGCGAGGACGGCGTGATCCGTCCGTTCGAGGGCGACACCGCGATCTTCATCACGCCGGGCTATCGCTTCCGCGGCATCGGCGGGCTGATGACCAATTTCCACCTGCCGCGCTCGACCCTGTTCATGCTGGTCTCCGCGCTGATGGGGCTGGATCGGATGCAGGCGGCCTATGCCCATGCGATCGGACACGACTATCGCTTCTACTCCTACGGCGACGCCTCGCTGTTGCTGCCGGAACGCATCGCATGA
- a CDS encoding EF-hand domain-containing protein: MMLLALLLMQATPPPAQEADNTVVVTARPKPFAQTPATMVVEPVAMMIATLDSDGDGKTTRAEMEAGVKHSYDAIDTTHQGSIGYLQFADWAERWLGDRNALPSPFDVDKDSDNRITLAELQAHFSRLFSRFDRDHDGAISRAEALTIRTTPADANGPTGPLRPRDRK; encoded by the coding sequence ATGATGTTGCTCGCGCTGCTCCTGATGCAGGCGACGCCGCCGCCTGCGCAGGAAGCGGACAACACCGTCGTCGTTACCGCGCGGCCCAAGCCGTTCGCGCAGACGCCCGCGACCATGGTGGTCGAGCCGGTGGCGATGATGATCGCCACGCTCGACAGCGACGGCGACGGCAAAACGACCCGCGCCGAAATGGAAGCGGGGGTCAAGCACAGCTATGACGCGATCGACACCACGCATCAGGGGTCGATCGGCTATCTCCAGTTCGCCGACTGGGCCGAGCGCTGGCTGGGCGACCGCAATGCGCTGCCCAGCCCCTTCGATGTCGACAAGGACAGCGACAACCGGATCACCCTGGCGGAGTTGCAGGCGCATTTCTCGCGCCTGTTCTCGCGCTTCGACCGCGACCATGACGGCGCGATCAGCCGCGCCGAAGCGCTGACTATCCGTACCACCCCCGCCGACGCCAATGGCCCGACCGGCCCGCTGCGGCCCCGAGACAGAAAATGA
- the tgt gene encoding tRNA guanosine(34) transglycosylase Tgt, with protein MTARFSFAIHATDGRARTGTITMKRGEIRTPAFMPVGTAATVKAMKPGDVRASGADIILGNTYHLMLRPGAERVNRLGGLHGFMGWDRPILTDSGGYQVMSLAELTKRSEDGVAFKSHLDGTRHLLSPERSIEIQRLLGSNIVMAFDELVPTTSTREVQASAMERSMRWAKRSRDAFDAGGQHAEDNAIFGIQQGALDEGFRKSSADALIDIGFDGYAIGGLAVGEGQEAMFGCLDFAPGQLPVEKPRYLMGVGKPTDIVGAVERGVDMFDCVLPTRSGRTGQAFTRNGPINIRNARFAEDQGPLDPACGCPVCATWSRAYLHHLVRAGEILGAMLMTEHNIWFYQQMMADLRAAIAEGRLTAFADDFRARYAAGQ; from the coding sequence ATGACCGCCCGCTTCTCTTTCGCCATCCACGCCACCGACGGCCGCGCCCGCACCGGCACCATCACCATGAAGCGCGGCGAAATTCGCACCCCCGCCTTCATGCCCGTCGGCACCGCCGCCACCGTCAAGGCGATGAAGCCCGGCGATGTGCGTGCGAGCGGCGCGGACATCATCCTGGGCAACACCTATCACCTGATGCTGCGCCCCGGTGCCGAGCGGGTGAACCGGCTGGGCGGCCTGCACGGCTTCATGGGCTGGGACCGGCCGATCCTGACCGATTCGGGCGGCTATCAGGTGATGAGTCTGGCCGAGCTGACCAAGCGGTCCGAGGACGGCGTCGCGTTCAAGAGCCACTTGGACGGCACCCGCCACCTGCTCAGCCCCGAACGCTCGATCGAGATCCAGCGGCTGCTGGGCTCCAACATCGTCATGGCGTTCGACGAACTGGTCCCGACCACCTCGACGCGCGAGGTGCAGGCGAGCGCCATGGAACGCTCGATGCGCTGGGCCAAGCGCAGCCGAGATGCCTTCGATGCGGGTGGCCAGCATGCCGAGGACAATGCGATCTTCGGCATCCAGCAGGGTGCGCTGGACGAGGGTTTTCGCAAGTCCTCGGCCGACGCGCTGATCGACATCGGCTTCGATGGATACGCGATCGGTGGCCTGGCGGTCGGTGAGGGGCAGGAGGCGATGTTCGGCTGCCTCGACTTCGCACCGGGCCAGTTGCCGGTCGAAAAGCCGCGTTACCTGATGGGTGTGGGCAAGCCGACCGATATCGTCGGCGCGGTCGAGCGCGGCGTCGACATGTTCGACTGCGTGCTGCCGACCCGCTCGGGCCGCACGGGGCAGGCCTTTACCCGGAATGGCCCGATCAACATCCGCAACGCGCGCTTTGCCGAGGATCAGGGGCCGCTCGACCCCGCCTGTGGCTGTCCGGTCTGCGCGACCTGGAGCCGCGCCTATCTCCACCATCTGGTGCGCGCAGGCGAAATCCTGGGTGCGATGCTGATGACCGAGCATAATATCTGGTTCTATCAGCAGATGATGGCCGATCTGCGCGCCGCCATCGCCGAAGGTCGCCTCACGGCCTTTGCGGACGACTTCCGGGCGCGCTACGCTGCCGGTCAATAA
- a CDS encoding M16 family metallopeptidase, protein MRLFRAALLLGVAALPSLAGAQTAPSPARTESVKPIDFTTRTLPNGLRVYAIRDTTTPNVSVQVWYDVGSKDDPKGRSGFAHMFEHLMFKATRNLVPEQMDRLTEDVGGYNNASTADDYTNYFEVVPANHLQRLLFAEADRMAALVVEPKSFASERDVVKEELRQRTLAQPYGKLFSIYYPKLAYTTHPYARPGIGSLEELESAGIDDVRAFHATYYRPDNAVLVVSGNFDPAQLDRWVDQYFANIKRPAAAIPRVTVQEPARTEAVTRTVYEANVPLPAVLISYHIPPERSADTPAIMVLNAILSAGESSRLYEDLVYRDQLAQSASTFLDTKQSTGNLVAYAMMAGGKPVAEGEAALKKEIARLRDAPVSAAELAEAKNELLTAALKQRETAEGKANLIANSVIVDGDPSAADRQIAAVQKVTAADIQRVARTYLKDSQGATIRYLPDSERPANVRVMPIEIAPTVQTAALTPPANIEVVTPAPEGQRILPPAPGAAIAPTLPQPVAITLPNGLRVVTVERHDLPLVTASLVALGGAATDPMGKAGASSLSSELMTKGTTTRSATEIARAVESLGGSIAAGASDDGATIDLTVPSAQLGTAMTILADVATNPAFKQEEIDRARTQSIDSLNVAMQNPAQLSAMVADRVVYGARPYGQPLSGTPASLKGLTHADLTAAYARSWKPGQATLLLVGDVTPAQAQQVAERYLGNWRVVGAAATTTAKPPEAAFPAPRVIVVDMPDAGQAGVVVARSGIRRADDRYYPLAVANTVLGGGFSSRLNQEIRIKRGLAYGAGSSLATGRDIGLISARTQTKNPSTAEVVGLIDAEMRKLGTAPVPQDELATRQAVLVGNFGRTIETTDGIADILANYTLQGVPLEELSRYIPRVQAVDPAAVESVSATLLDPKAASIIVVGDARQFLPALRQAHPEVEVIPAASVNLDSPKLR, encoded by the coding sequence ATGCGCCTTTTCCGTGCCGCGCTTCTGCTCGGCGTCGCCGCCCTTCCCTCGCTGGCAGGAGCGCAAACCGCGCCCAGCCCGGCGCGCACGGAAAGCGTGAAGCCCATCGACTTCACCACGCGCACCCTGCCCAACGGCCTGCGCGTCTATGCCATTCGCGACACGACGACGCCCAACGTCTCGGTCCAGGTCTGGTATGATGTCGGGTCGAAGGACGATCCCAAGGGCCGCTCGGGCTTCGCGCACATGTTCGAACATCTGATGTTCAAGGCGACGCGCAACCTCGTCCCCGAACAGATGGATCGCCTGACCGAGGATGTCGGCGGCTATAATAACGCCTCCACCGCCGACGACTACACCAATTATTTCGAGGTGGTGCCCGCCAACCATCTGCAGCGCCTGCTGTTCGCGGAAGCCGACCGCATGGCCGCGCTGGTCGTCGAGCCCAAGAGCTTCGCCAGCGAACGCGACGTGGTGAAGGAGGAACTGCGCCAGCGCACCCTCGCCCAGCCCTATGGCAAGCTGTTCTCCATCTATTATCCCAAGCTCGCCTACACGACGCACCCCTATGCGCGGCCGGGCATCGGCAGCCTGGAGGAACTGGAGTCGGCGGGCATCGACGATGTGCGCGCTTTCCACGCCACCTATTACCGGCCCGACAATGCGGTGCTCGTCGTCTCGGGCAATTTCGATCCCGCCCAGCTCGATCGCTGGGTCGACCAGTATTTCGCCAATATCAAGCGCCCCGCCGCCGCCATCCCGCGCGTGACGGTGCAGGAACCGGCCCGGACCGAGGCCGTCACGCGGACCGTCTATGAGGCAAATGTCCCGCTTCCCGCCGTCCTTATCAGCTATCATATCCCGCCCGAGCGGAGCGCCGACACCCCCGCCATCATGGTGCTGAACGCCATCCTGTCGGCGGGCGAAAGCTCGCGGCTGTACGAGGATCTGGTCTATCGCGACCAGCTGGCGCAATCCGCCTCGACCTTCCTCGACACCAAGCAGTCGACCGGCAATCTGGTCGCCTATGCCATGATGGCGGGCGGCAAGCCGGTGGCCGAGGGCGAAGCGGCGCTGAAGAAGGAAATCGCCCGGCTGCGCGACGCGCCCGTCTCCGCCGCCGAACTGGCCGAGGCGAAGAACGAGCTGCTGACCGCCGCGCTCAAGCAGCGCGAAACGGCCGAGGGCAAGGCGAACCTGATCGCCAACAGCGTCATCGTCGATGGCGATCCCAGCGCCGCCGATCGCCAGATCGCCGCCGTGCAGAAGGTGACGGCCGCCGATATCCAGCGCGTTGCCCGTACCTATCTGAAGGACAGCCAGGGCGCGACCATCCGCTATCTGCCCGACAGCGAACGCCCGGCGAACGTCCGCGTGATGCCGATCGAGATCGCGCCCACGGTCCAGACCGCGGCGCTGACCCCGCCCGCCAATATCGAGGTGGTGACGCCCGCCCCCGAGGGCCAGCGCATCCTGCCTCCCGCGCCCGGCGCGGCCATTGCCCCCACCCTGCCGCAACCGGTTGCGATCACGCTGCCCAACGGCCTGCGCGTCGTGACGGTCGAGCGGCACGATTTGCCGCTCGTTACCGCCTCGCTGGTGGCGCTGGGTGGTGCGGCGACCGATCCGATGGGCAAGGCGGGCGCCAGCAGCCTGTCGTCCGAGCTGATGACCAAGGGCACCACGACCCGCTCGGCGACCGAGATCGCACGCGCGGTCGAAAGCCTGGGCGGATCGATTGCAGCAGGCGCCTCGGATGACGGCGCGACCATCGACCTGACCGTCCCCTCGGCGCAGCTCGGCACGGCGATGACCATCCTGGCCGATGTCGCGACCAACCCCGCCTTCAAGCAGGAGGAGATCGACCGCGCCCGCACCCAGTCGATCGACAGCCTGAACGTCGCCATGCAGAATCCGGCGCAGCTGTCGGCGATGGTGGCCGACCGCGTGGTCTATGGCGCGCGTCCCTATGGCCAGCCGCTGTCGGGCACGCCCGCCTCGCTGAAGGGGCTGACTCATGCCGACCTGACCGCCGCCTATGCGCGCAGCTGGAAGCCGGGTCAGGCGACGCTGCTGCTGGTCGGCGACGTGACGCCCGCCCAGGCCCAACAGGTCGCCGAGCGCTATCTGGGCAATTGGCGGGTGGTCGGAGCCGCCGCGACGACGACGGCCAAGCCCCCCGAAGCCGCCTTCCCCGCGCCGCGCGTCATCGTCGTCGACATGCCCGATGCCGGACAGGCGGGCGTGGTCGTCGCACGTTCGGGCATCCGCCGCGCCGATGATCGCTATTATCCGCTGGCGGTGGCGAATACCGTGCTGGGCGGCGGCTTCTCGTCGCGGCTCAACCAGGAAATCCGCATCAAGCGCGGGCTGGCTTACGGCGCGGGCAGCTCGCTAGCGACGGGGCGCGACATCGGCCTGATCTCCGCGCGGACCCAGACCAAGAACCCCTCGACCGCCGAAGTCGTCGGGCTGATCGATGCCGAGATGCGCAAGCTGGGCACCGCGCCCGTGCCGCAGGACGAACTGGCGACGCGGCAGGCGGTGCTGGTCGGCAATTTCGGCCGGACGATCGAGACGACGGACGGCATCGCCGACATATTGGCCAATTACACGCTGCAAGGCGTGCCGCTGGAAGAGTTGAGCCGCTATATCCCGCGTGTCCAGGCGGTGGACCCGGCGGCGGTGGAGTCGGTTTCGGCCACGCTCCTCGATCCCAAGGCGGCCAGCATCATCGTGGTCGGCGACGCCAGGCAGTTCCTGCCCGCGCTGCGTCAGGCGCATCCCGAGGTGGAGGTGATCCCGGCCGCCTCGGTCAATCTCGACTCGCCGAAACTACGCTGA
- a CDS encoding cell wall hydrolase produces the protein MIQVWLALLGLMLAFGLVLAAQGALRRARQPTAVAASPQTPQAATTAVPVADALPASDGSTGTVALPALPIPPGARLTDSGVVAARPFAWGRTGAIDRARAMQCLTAAIYYEAGGESIEGQRAVAQVVLNRARHPAFPATVCGVVYQGVERSHCQFSFACDGALSRTPAIAGWSRAAQVAAAALSGGVYAPVGLATHYHTFAVAPVWNRAMVMTDMVGAHLFHRWKGYWGTAAAMNRAYAGGEALPVLAPAPATETASSEVLPPAPASLPAPPLPGATPAPPRPSQTHETPTPAPPRETGISDQLATSGQILDKWKDSGRLIERPDAPRPNASGAAATDQRR, from the coding sequence ATGATACAGGTCTGGCTGGCGCTGCTCGGCCTGATGCTGGCGTTCGGCTTGGTTCTGGCCGCACAGGGTGCCTTGCGACGGGCCAGACAACCGACTGCGGTCGCGGCATCGCCGCAAACCCCTCAAGCCGCGACCACCGCCGTTCCCGTCGCCGATGCGCTGCCCGCCAGCGATGGCAGCACAGGGACCGTCGCCCTGCCCGCCTTGCCGATCCCGCCCGGAGCCCGTCTCACCGATAGCGGCGTGGTGGCGGCCAGGCCCTTCGCCTGGGGCCGCACGGGCGCGATCGATCGTGCGCGCGCGATGCAATGCCTGACCGCCGCCATCTATTACGAAGCGGGGGGCGAAAGCATCGAGGGCCAGCGCGCGGTGGCGCAGGTCGTGCTCAACCGCGCGCGCCACCCGGCCTTTCCCGCCACGGTCTGCGGCGTCGTCTATCAGGGGGTCGAGCGCTCCCATTGCCAGTTCAGCTTCGCCTGTGACGGCGCGCTGTCCCGTACTCCTGCCATCGCGGGCTGGTCACGCGCGGCGCAGGTCGCGGCGGCGGCGCTGTCGGGCGGGGTCTATGCGCCGGTCGGGCTGGCGACGCATTACCACACCTTCGCCGTCGCGCCCGTCTGGAACCGCGCGATGGTGATGACCGACATGGTGGGCGCACATCTGTTTCACCGCTGGAAGGGCTATTGGGGCACCGCCGCCGCGATGAACCGGGCCTATGCGGGGGGAGAGGCACTTCCCGTGCTCGCGCCTGCTCCGGCCACTGAAACGGCAAGTAGCGAGGTTCTGCCACCCGCCCCCGCCAGCCTTCCCGCACCACCTTTGCCCGGCGCGACGCCCGCTCCGCCGCGACCCAGCCAGACGCACGAAACGCCGACCCCCGCTCCGCCACGCGAAACGGGGATCAGCGACCAGCTGGCCACATCGGGTCAGATACTCGACAAATGGAAGGATAGCGGCCGCCTGATCGAGCGGCCCGACGCACCACGCCCGAATGCCTCGGGCGCGGCCGCCACCGATCAGCGGCGATAA
- a CDS encoding glycine zipper 2TM domain-containing protein, which produces MRALTFGLIAAATLVSGCSTYGDGYGGFGGGPRYAYDYNRPDPAYGGYYADRYYVDNARYRERRLSRNDRVYVGQDGRYYCRRNDGTTGLIVGGIAGGALGAAITSGGSQTLGTLLGAAGGALAGRAIERDNVRCR; this is translated from the coding sequence ATGCGTGCACTGACATTCGGCCTGATCGCGGCCGCGACGCTGGTTTCCGGTTGCTCCACCTATGGCGACGGCTATGGCGGCTTCGGCGGCGGCCCGCGCTATGCCTATGACTATAACCGGCCCGATCCCGCTTATGGCGGCTATTATGCCGACCGTTATTATGTCGACAATGCGCGCTACCGCGAGCGGCGCTTGAGCCGGAACGACCGTGTCTATGTCGGGCAGGACGGCCGCTATTATTGCCGCCGCAATGACGGCACCACCGGCCTGATCGTCGGCGGTATCGCCGGCGGCGCGCTGGGCGCGGCGATCACTTCGGGCGGTTCGCAGACGCTGGGCACGCTGCTCGGCGCGGCGGGCGGTGCCCTGGCCGGTCGCGCGATCGAGCGGGACAATGTCCGCTGCCGCTAA